The following proteins are encoded in a genomic region of Pyrus communis chromosome 11, drPyrComm1.1, whole genome shotgun sequence:
- the LOC137708565 gene encoding lysM domain receptor-like kinase 3: protein MKLQWNPIPILLHLFLQITLSTAFSPSPMNCTDTTRLCTSFLAFKPEPNETLPVIQSMFDVLPEDVTVEGGDGRGYVFVKKNCSCAEGIKSYLTNTTFTVKSANGNVYDMVMEAYGGLTFLPNTTRQAGYGAVVSLRLMCGCSSGLWNYLMSYVMRDGDSIESLASRFGVSMDSIEKVNGISDPDNVTVGDLYYIPLNSVPGEPYPLETISPAPVPSPSNASVSANEENHKAHLPYLWIVGSLGIILVVIVLGIVLYVCLRSSSCFTEAQRSSSKDPDGQIRFHVLRKPSFCCASGRYMCCTSSDWKQTNGDPCSQQTTIPKAIGSHVLDVEKPVVFTYEDIFSSTDGFSDSRLLGHGTYGSVYYGLLREQEVAIKRMTATKTKEFLAEIKVLCKVHHSNLVELIGYAANDEELFLLYEYAQKGSLKSHLHDPHNKGHTSLSWVMRVQIALDAARGLEYIHEHTKTHYVHRDIKTSNILLDGSFRAKISDFGLARIFGKTSDGEATVTKVVGTYGYLAPEYLSDGRATTKSDIYAFGVVLFELISGKEAVIRTEGTATKNSERRSLVSIMQTALRTSPDSTSMSNLKDYIDPNMMDLYPHDCLFKVAMIAKQCVDEDPILRPDMKGVVISLSQILLSSVEWEATLAGNSQVFSGLVQGR, encoded by the exons ATGAAGCTTCAATGGAATCCAATACCAATACTTTTACacctttttcttcaaattaCCCTTTCCACAGCTTTCTCCCCAAGCCCCATGAACTGTACGGACACAACTCGCCTGTGCACCTCCTTTTTGGCCTTTAAGCCGGAACCCAATGAGACTCTGCCGGTGATTCAGAGCATGTTCGACGTACTGCCGGAAGATGTGACCGTTGAGGGCGGCGACGGGCGGGGCTACGTGTTTGTGAAGAAGAACTGTTCTTGTGCGGAGGGGATCAAGAGTTACTTGACCAACACAACGTTTACTGTGAAATCTGCAAATGGGAATGTTTATGACATGGTTATGGAGGCCTATGGTGGGCTGACTTTTCTGCCTAATACCACTAGGCAGGCCGGGTACGGCGCAGTTGTGTCGTTGAGGCTGATGTGTGGGTGCTCGAGTGGGTTGTGGAACTATCTGATGAGTTATGTGATGAGGGATGGGGATAGCATTGAGTCTCTGGCTAGCCGGTTCGGGGTTAGTATGGATAGCATTGAGAAGGTGAATGGGATTAGTGACCCTGATAATGTGACTGTTGGCGATCTGTATTACATTCCTTTGAATTCAG TTCCTGGTGAGCCGTATCCTTTGGAGACGATTTCTCCTGCTCCTGTTCCTTCTCCATCCAATGCCAGTGTTTCAG CAAATGAAGAGAATCATAAGGCGCATCTGCCATATTTATGGATTGTAGGGAGTTTAGGGATCATTCTTGTTGTGATTGTATTAGGCATAGTTTTATATGTTTGCCTGAGGTCATCAAGCTGCTTTACTGAAGCACAAAGAAGTAGTTCAAAAGATCCTGATGGTCAAATTAGGTTTCATGTTCTTCGGAAGCCAAGTTTTTGTTGTGCTTCGGGTAGGTACATGTGTTGCACCTCATCAGATTGGAAGCAAACTAATGGAGATCCTTGCAGTCAGCAGACAACTATCCCCAAAG CTATTGGCAGTCATGTACTTGACGTGGAGAAGCCTGTCGTTTTCACATATGAAGATATTTTTTCCTCAACAGATGGGTTTTCTGATTCGCGTCTTCTGGGCCATGGAACATATGGTTCCGTGTATTATGGCCTCCTCCGTGAGCAG GAAGTTGCTATTAAAAGAATGACTGCAACAAAAACTAAAGAGTTTCTGGCAGAAATAAAAGTTCTATGCAAGGTTCATCATTCAAATCTA GTAGAATTGATTGGTTATGCAGCAAATGACGAGGAGCTCTTCCTTCTATATGAATATGCCCAAAAAGGTTCACTTAAAAGCCATTTGCATGATCCTCATAACAAAG GTCATACATCACTTTCCTGGGTCATGAGGGTCCAGATTGCACTTGATGCTGCTAGAGGTCTCGAGTACATTCATGAGCACACTAAAACTCATTATGTCCACCGCGATATCAAGACAAGCAACATCTTGCTTGACGGTTCCTTCAGGGCAAAG ATTTCAGACTTTGGGTTGGCAAGAATTTTTGGTAAAACGAGTGATGGAGAAGCTACCGTAACCAAAGTTGTTGGTACATATGGTTATCTGGCCCCAGA ATACTTGAGTGATGGTCGTGCTACTACAAAAAGTGATATTTATGCTTTTGGAGTTGTTCTTTTTGAGCTTATATCGGGGAAGGAGGCTGTTATACGAACTGAAGGCACAGCCACAAAAAATTCTGAGAGACGTTCACTGGTGTCAATT ATGCAAACAGCTCTAAGGACTTCACCAGACTCCACGAGCATGTCAAACTTGAAGGATTACATTGACCCAAATATGATGGACTTGTATCCTCATGATTGCCTATTCAAG GTGGCCATGATAGCAAAGCAATGTGTAGACGAGGACCCCATCCTACGGCCTGACATGAAGGGAGTTGTGATTTCTCTATCACAGATCCTCCTATCTTCAGTGGAGTGGGAAGCTACTCTTGCAGGGAACAGCCAGGTATTCAGTGGCCTTGTTCAGGGAAGATAG